A genomic segment from Phragmites australis chromosome 6, lpPhrAust1.1, whole genome shotgun sequence encodes:
- the LOC133923013 gene encoding ETHYLENE INSENSITIVE 3-like 5 protein: MEHDGAHGGDAVPAGNLDAALEQEELGDTELGSESIEISDIKRRMWKDQMLLNKLEGRAGAFRVAGRGPSMPLAAPAANWHEEAPEVRCRRKAMLRAQDGVLRHMLKMMEACNARGFVYGVIDEAGEPMSGSSDSLRGWWKDNVSFDRAGSMALTGPEGENPLGLASCLHRLQDIQDSTLGSLISALIQHCEPPQRSFPLERGLAPPWWPTGQEAWWGSQGEVQAHQGAPPYRKSHDLKKAWKISLLSAVIKHMSPRFDRMRKLVWQSKRLQQKMNSKETETWSKILRQEEVLSRCLKSSLQITPLDDEHGDEEVEDREGDGLEDVFHRTHDKRKRELISTTDNSGELAVMLPDLAGLVADEIWSPIDELVKLYCSCMPEDGGHGNDGVSVVPSGELDLFAVDAVPPDVLFDLIGSCSGPDDVFRLMQE, encoded by the coding sequence ATGGAGCACGACGGCGCCCACGGTGGCGATGCCGTCCCTGCTGGCAACCTTGATGCGGCTCTGGAGCAGGAGGAGCTCGGCGACACCGAGTTGGGCTCCGAGTCCATCGAGATCTCCGACATCAAGCGGCGCATGTGGAAGGACCAGATGCTGCTCAACAAGCTCGAGGGCCGCGCCGGCGCCTTCAGGGTCGCCGGGCGCGGGCCGTCCATGCCGCTTGCGGCGCCTGCGGCGAACTGGCACGAGGAAGCCCCCGAGGTGCGGTGCCGCCGCAAGGCGATGCTCCGGGCTCAGGACGGCGTCCTCCGGCACATGCTCAAGATGATGGAGGCCTGCAACGCGCGCGGGTTCGTTTACGGCGTCATCGACGAAGCCGGCGAGCCCATGTCCGGCTCCTCCGACAGCCTCCGCGGCTGGTGGAAGGACAACGTCAGCTTCGACCGTGCCGGGTCCATGGCGCTCACCGGCCCCGAAGGCGAGAACCCGCTGGGACTCGCGTCCTGCCTCCACCGGCTCCAGGACATCCAGGACAGCACGCTGGGGTCCTTGATCTCGGCGCTCATCCAGCACTGCGAACCGCCGCAGAGGAGCTTCCCGCTGGAGCGCGGGCTGGCGCCGCCATGGTGGCCGACGGGGCAGGAGGCCTGGTGGGGCTCGCAGGGTGAAGTCCAGGCGCACCAGGGCGCGCCGCCGTACCGGAAGTCGCACGACCTCAAGAAGGCGTGGAAGATCAGCCTGCTGAGCGCAGTGATCAAGCACATGAGCCCGCGCTTCGACCGAATGCGCAAGCTCGTGTGGCAGTCCAAGCGGCTGCAGCAGAAGATGAACTCCAAGGAAACGGAGACGTGGTCCAAGATCCTGCGGCAGGAGGAGGTGCTCAGCCGCTGTCTCAAGAGCTCGCTGCAGATCACGCCCCTCGACGACGAACACGGcgacgaggaggtggaggacAGGGAAGGCGACGGCCTGGAGGACGTGTTCCACCGCACGCACGACAAGCGCAAGCGCGAGCTGATCAGTACAACAGACAACAGCGGGGAGCTGGCCGTCATGCTGCCGGATCTCGCCGGCCTCGTCGCGGACGAGATCTGGAGCCCGATCGACGAGCTCGTGAAGCTGTACTGCAGCTGCATGCCCGAGGACGGCGGCCATGGGAACGACGGCGTGTCGGTGGTGCCTTCCGGAGAGCTGGACCTGTTCGCCGTCGATGCGGTGCCACCGGACGTGCTGTTCGATCTCATCGGGAGCTGCTCAGGGCCTGATGACGTGTTCCGTCTCATGCAGGAGTGA